CGTGTGGCTGCAGATCAACTCCGCGGCGCCGGGCAACGAGGGCGACTATGATGTGACCAAGGCGAAGGCGTGGCAGAGCGGCGTCGGCGCGGTCGCGACCGCCTACTTCCGCGACCAGGACGGCAAGGTCGGTCATCTCTACGACGCGCGCACGACGCCGCACCTGTTCATCATCACTCCGGACGGCACGCTCGCTTACCAAGGCGGCATCGATAGCATTCGCTCCGCGAATCCCGATGACATCGCCAAGGCGACCAACTACGTGACGACCGCGCTCACCGAATTGAAGAGCGGCAAGCCGGTCACGCACGCTTCGACCGCGCCCTACGGTTGCTCCGTGAAATACTGAAAGCGGCCGCCCCATTACCGCGCGAAGCCGGAGCGATCGCTCCGGCTTTTTGTTGGGCACAGGCTCAGACCTTTACGGCGAACAGCTCTGGATCGAGCTGCCCCTCGCCGACACGAATCACCGGCCCCGTCATCCTGATCGAAAACTCATCCCCGATCTCGATGCGAATTTGGCCGCCGGGCATGTGCACGGTGACATCGCGATCGACGAAACCCAAGCGATGTGCCGCCGCAGCGGCCGCGCTCGAACTGCTGCCGGAGGCGAGAGTGTAACCGGCGCCGCGCTCCCAGATTTCGATCTGAATGTTGGCTCGATCGATGATCTTGAGGAACTGCACGTTGGTGCGCTTCGGAAAATTGGCATGGATCTCGATCACCGGTCCATAGCGGCGGGCGAGGGACTCGGAAATCTCGTCCAGCGGTATCACGCAGTGCGGGTTGCCGATTGTCGCTGCGGTGAATGTGAACTCCCGGTCCTGGATCGCCATTTTTTCGTTCACGACCTCCCGCTGCGGTCCGGCGACAGGAATGCGCTCGCTGGAGAACGAAACTCTCCCCATCGCGATCGTGATCGATTTGCCGCCGTCGCGCACGACCGCCTCCACGACACCGCCAGCAGTCTCGATGGTGAAAGGGATGTCGCCGACCTTCTTCTGATCGAACAGATAGCGGGCGAAGATGCGGAGCCCGTTGCCGGATTTTTCGGCCTCAGAGCCGTCGGGGTTGAAGATGCGCAGACCGAACGACGCGCGGGCGGTGCGGATCGGACCCCAGAGAATTCCGTCTGAGCCGGCGCCGTAGTTGCGGTGGCAGATGGTGCGAATCTGCTCGGAGCTCGGTGCGGTCCAGCGCGGGTGATCGGCTGGATTCATGACGAGGTAGTCGTTGCCCAAGGCGTGATATTTGTGGAAGCGCATCCGAGGGGAAGGGGTATCGCCCGGACCGGACGGAGGGCAACGCCGCAATGCGGCACATTAGCTGGGGAGGATGCTCAGTGGGTCGCGCGGAAATAAAGATACCACGCGAGAACCGCCGCGCCGAGGATCAGGAGCAACAGCGAGAACGCCAGGATGCAGCCGCGCTTGGCTTCCTGCGCGGAGTCAGCCGGGGCGTTTTTTTGCTCGGCGATGAAGGGGGCGAGCTCCGCCGCGGCCGGTTGTGCCTCGAGCGCGGGTGATGCGACGGGCGCGCGGACAGAGTGGGAGTGACGATCCGGCTGATCGGTCGTCGATGGCATGCCCGGCGCGGGAGGCGTTCGCGTCGCGGCCGCAATCTCGGCATCGATCCACGCGAGATGTTGCTGGAGCAGTGCGCGCTGGTGGCGGAGTTCTTCGAGCCGGTCGGACACGGCGGGAAGGTGGAAGAGGGGTGGCGAGGCGGCAAGCCCGGCCAAACAAAAGGCGCACCCTCGGGTGCGCCTTGAAAGTCAATTAGCGAAGTCGGCTTAGACGACGTTCACCTTGCGGTGAGCCTTGTCGAACTGGACGGTGCCGTCGCGGAGCGCGAACAGCGTCCAATCGCGGCCGGTGCCGACGCCGTCGCCGGCGTGGTGCTTGGAGCCGCGCTGACGGACGATGATGCCGCCGGCGAGGATCTTCTGGCCGCCGAAGACCTTCACACCAAGACGCTTGGAGTGGCTGTCGCGGCCGTTGCTGGATGTTCCCTGACCTTTCTTGTGAGCCATGGCAGTAGTTCCTTAGGCGCTGATGGATTCGATTTTGATGACGGAAAGCTCTTGGCGATGGCCACGCTTCTTTTCGTAGCCCTTGCGCTTCTTCTTCTTGAAGACGACGACCTTTTTGCCGCGCTTGTTCTCAAGGACCTTGGCCTTGACGGACGCGCCCGAGAGGAACGGCGTGCCGACCTTGAAGTTTTCACCTTCGCCAGCGGCGAGGACCTCGGTGATTTCCACCGTGGAGCCGGCTTCGGTCTTCGGGTAGCGGTTCACGATGAGGATGTCGCCTTCGCTCACGGAGAACTGTTTGCCCTGTGTCTTGATAGTGGCTTTCATAAATTCAAAGGGCCGAAATAAGGGGAGCGCCCGGAGGGTGTGCAAGGATTTATTTTCAGTTCGCGATTTCCCGAGTGAAATTGGGCTTCGCGCTGACGAGGCGCAGCTTGCGGAAGGGCTCGAGGCGCGTCAAATCACGAAGATGGCGCGCGTGATTTCCCCCGAAAAATGGCAGGGCCGAGGGACCGTGGGCTTGGCGCGCGCCCTCCTCGGCAAGGTGCTCGTGCGAACAACCGCTGCGGGGCGCGAAGAACGGGTAATCGTTGAGACGGAGGCTTATGTGGGAGAGCGCGATCTCGCGTGCCACGCCAGCAAGGGCCGCACGCCACGGACGCAGGTGATGTTCGGCTCCGGCGGCGTCTGGTATGTTTACCTGTGCTACGGGATTCACGAGATGCTGAATCTCGTGACGGGTCCGGCAGGTTTTCCCGCGGCGATTCTCATTCGCGGCGTCTCGGGTGCGATCGGGCCGGGGCGCGTGACGAAACAACTTCGCATTGATCGCGCACTCAACGCCGCGCCGGCTGCGCCATCGAGCGGGCTGCATCTCGAGGATCACGGTATCGTGATTCCTCCGGGGAAAATCGTCCGAGGTCCGCGCGTGGGCATCGACTACGCGGGGCCGATCTGGGCCGCGAAGCCGTGGCGCTTTCGCCTCGCGCCGGAAGATATTCGCCGGCTGGTGCCGCGCGCTTGATCGCAACGCCGCGCGCTATTTCGCGGCAGCCGCGTAGTCGGTCATCAGCAGCGAGGCGGTGCCGAACTTGAGCTTCAGCTGCATCTTCACGGGGAGGCGCGAGCCGTCCTGCGCGATCCACACTTTGATTTCGCCGCCTTTTTTGAAGAGCCCTTTGGGATCCTTGTCCATGCGTGGCACGAGGACGAGGGTCTTGAATTTGCCGATCGGAGTGCGGACTTCTTCGTAATTTTCCGCGTAGATCGAGAGCGGGTAGAGGTCGCGGCCGAAGAACATGAGCACCTCGCGTTTCTCGCCGGGCTTCAGGTTCCAGTCGCGCGTCTGCACCAACGCGCTGATGAGGTCGATCGGATCACCCGCGGGAATCGGCAGGTCGACGCTGCGCTCGGGGCGGCTGCGGTCGACGTGGTGCGCGATGCGTTTGTCGTAGTCGAAGTTGGTTTCGGAATCTGATTTTCGTTTCGGGTCCTCGCCGGTTTCGTGAATGGTCAATG
This window of the Candidatus Didemnitutus sp. genome carries:
- a CDS encoding redoxin domain-containing protein; protein product: MNRITSLLSLAAALSAAAIAHASLEVGQSAPDFTLTDLNGQPHSLSSFKGKTVVLEWVNPDCPFVRKHYNKSTNMQNTQKAAAADGVVWLQINSAAPGNEGDYDVTKAKAWQSGVGAVATAYFRDQDGKVGHLYDARTTPHLFIITPDGTLAYQGGIDSIRSANPDDIAKATNYVTTALTELKSGKPVTHASTAPYGCSVKY
- a CDS encoding diaminopimelate epimerase, translating into MRFHKYHALGNDYLVMNPADHPRWTAPSSEQIRTICHRNYGAGSDGILWGPIRTARASFGLRIFNPDGSEAEKSGNGLRIFARYLFDQKKVGDIPFTIETAGGVVEAVVRDGGKSITIAMGRVSFSSERIPVAGPQREVVNEKMAIQDREFTFTAATIGNPHCVIPLDEISESLARRYGPVIEIHANFPKRTNVQFLKIIDRANIQIEIWERGAGYTLASGSSSSAAAAAAHRLGFVDRDVTVHMPGGQIRIEIGDEFSIRMTGPVIRVGEGQLDPELFAVKV
- the rpmA gene encoding 50S ribosomal protein L27 — protein: MAHKKGQGTSSNGRDSHSKRLGVKVFGGQKILAGGIIVRQRGSKHHAGDGVGTGRDWTLFALRDGTVQFDKAHRKVNVV
- the rplU gene encoding 50S ribosomal protein L21; its protein translation is MKATIKTQGKQFSVSEGDILIVNRYPKTEAGSTVEITEVLAAGEGENFKVGTPFLSGASVKAKVLENKRGKKVVVFKKKKRKGYEKKRGHRQELSVIKIESISA
- a CDS encoding DNA-3-methyladenine glycosylase; the protein is MARVISPEKWQGRGTVGLARALLGKVLVRTTAAGREERVIVETEAYVGERDLACHASKGRTPRTQVMFGSGGVWYVYLCYGIHEMLNLVTGPAGFPAAILIRGVSGAIGPGRVTKQLRIDRALNAAPAAPSSGLHLEDHGIVIPPGKIVRGPRVGIDYAGPIWAAKPWRFRLAPEDIRRLVPRA
- a CDS encoding DUF3108 domain-containing protein, yielding MPCHLRLLLLLALSAFVKLNAAPFTGMADGERFVYKVGFAIFPHAGDITISAKTERSPDGRILMRVTTETASRGIVRGLYEFDNLAHVLIDVASGRALTIHETGEDPKRKSDSETNFDYDKRIAHHVDRSRPERSVDLPIPAGDPIDLISALVQTRDWNLKPGEKREVLMFFGRDLYPLSIYAENYEEVRTPIGKFKTLVLVPRMDKDPKGLFKKGGEIKVWIAQDGSRLPVKMQLKLKFGTASLLMTDYAAAAK